A portion of the Oxynema aestuarii AP17 genome contains these proteins:
- a CDS encoding redoxin domain-containing protein, translated as MSFTRVPLSVGDRIPGFSLLSQNGEPIDPGDFAGKPMLIYFYGKDNTRNSRILLAQFQKTLTQYQRFGVAIVGIGIDSVESHRQLAESSGLSFPLLCDPTLSTYKAYHLIEKAEIEGQSYWTATPAIFLTDTNFRIIKIDRQIDPLLYPYQLLAELHDLLDRGSPRHILHQAPVLLIPQVFEPDFCRHLIQIWHEQGNGESGFMREVDGQTVALMDYSHKIRRDHFLEPGETKEKIKELLGRRVTPEIWKAHRFNATRIEDFRIVCYDASRGGYFRPHRDNTTSGTAHRCFAMTLNLNVGEYEGGYLRFPEFGPHLYRPETGSAVIFSCSLLHEATDVTAGKRFALLTFFYGEQEAERRDRYREAREEKEKEMAISSR; from the coding sequence ATGAGTTTTACCAGAGTTCCGTTATCCGTCGGCGATCGCATTCCCGGTTTTTCCTTACTCTCTCAAAATGGAGAACCGATCGACCCCGGGGATTTTGCGGGCAAACCGATGCTAATTTATTTCTACGGTAAAGATAACACGCGCAATTCTCGTATTTTACTCGCCCAATTTCAAAAAACCCTCACCCAATACCAACGCTTCGGCGTCGCGATCGTCGGTATCGGCATCGATTCTGTCGAATCTCACCGTCAACTCGCCGAATCTAGCGGCTTATCTTTTCCCTTACTTTGCGACCCGACTTTATCCACCTATAAAGCCTACCATCTCATCGAAAAAGCGGAGATAGAAGGTCAATCCTATTGGACTGCCACCCCCGCTATTTTTCTCACCGATACTAACTTTAGAATTATTAAAATCGATCGCCAAATCGACCCCCTCCTCTATCCCTACCAACTCTTAGCCGAGTTGCACGACTTGCTCGATCGCGGTTCCCCCCGCCACATTCTCCACCAAGCCCCGGTTTTATTAATTCCTCAAGTTTTTGAACCGGATTTTTGCCGTCACTTAATTCAAATTTGGCACGAACAAGGTAACGGCGAATCCGGCTTTATGCGCGAAGTAGACGGTCAAACTGTTGCTTTAATGGACTACTCCCACAAAATTCGGCGCGACCACTTTCTCGAACCGGGAGAAACTAAAGAAAAAATCAAAGAATTATTAGGTCGTCGCGTCACTCCCGAAATTTGGAAAGCCCATCGCTTTAATGCCACCCGCATCGAAGATTTTCGCATTGTTTGCTACGACGCCAGTCGCGGCGGTTATTTCCGCCCCCATCGCGACAATACTACCTCCGGAACGGCCCATCGTTGTTTTGCGATGACTCTCAATCTCAATGTGGGCGAATACGAAGGGGGATATCTGCGGTTTCCCGAATTCGGTCCCCATTTATATCGTCCCGAGACCGGATCTGCTGTTATTTTTTCGTGCAGTTTACTCCATGAAGCCACTGACGTTACCGCCGGAAAACGCTTTGCCTTACTGACGTTTTTCTACGGCGAACAAGAAGCCGAACGGCGCGATCGCTATCGCGAAGCACGAGAAGAGAAAGAAAAAGAAATGGCGATCTCCTCCCGTTGA
- a CDS encoding REP-associated tyrosine transposase translates to MAEYRREYWQGATYFFTQVTCDRQPWLCDDMARVALRQAIETVRRKRPFQIDAFVLLPDHFHCLWTLPENDGDFSTRMRLVKSHVTRAIGDRLNLETTITASRKARRERNLWQRRFWEHRVRDEQEFAAYCDYIHINPVKHGLCKSPTDWPWSSIHRFIRQGIYPPDWGQ, encoded by the coding sequence ATGGCAGAATATCGGCGAGAATATTGGCAGGGGGCAACCTATTTTTTTACACAGGTGACGTGCGATCGCCAGCCGTGGTTGTGCGACGATATGGCTAGGGTAGCGTTGCGACAGGCGATCGAAACGGTTCGCCGTAAACGTCCCTTTCAAATTGATGCTTTTGTCTTACTACCCGACCATTTTCATTGTCTGTGGACGCTACCGGAAAACGACGGGGATTTTTCAACGAGAATGCGTTTGGTGAAAAGCCATGTAACTAGAGCGATCGGCGATCGCTTGAATTTAGAGACAACAATAACCGCATCGCGAAAAGCCCGTCGGGAACGGAATTTATGGCAACGGCGGTTTTGGGAACATCGGGTACGGGACGAACAAGAATTTGCCGCCTATTGCGATTATATTCATATTAACCCAGTGAAACATGGGTTATGTAAATCACCCACAGATTGGCCGTGGTCAAGCATTCATCGGTTTATTCGACAAGGCATTTATCCCCCCGATTGGGGCCAGTAA
- a CDS encoding DUF309 domain-containing protein, with the protein MSEAIPEQFWQGVEQFNQREFYACHDTLEAIWMEAPEVDKKFYQGILQIAVSFYHLSNHNWRGAAILLGEGVNRLSGYQPSYYEVNVEQLRLESIAILQYLQARGPEKVAEVADRLFGDRPSPSEPLDPGRSPVPSLPKIVKTS; encoded by the coding sequence ATGAGTGAAGCCATTCCCGAGCAGTTTTGGCAGGGGGTAGAACAGTTTAATCAACGAGAGTTCTACGCCTGCCACGATACTTTAGAGGCGATCTGGATGGAAGCGCCGGAAGTCGATAAAAAGTTTTATCAAGGCATCCTCCAGATTGCCGTATCGTTCTACCATTTAAGTAATCATAATTGGCGAGGGGCGGCAATTTTGTTAGGGGAAGGGGTGAATCGCCTCAGTGGTTATCAGCCGAGTTACTATGAGGTGAATGTCGAACAGTTGCGGCTGGAAAGTATCGCAATTTTGCAATATTTACAAGCAAGGGGACCGGAGAAGGTAGCGGAAGTGGCCGATCGCCTGTTCGGCGATCGCCCGTCCCCTTCGGAACCACTCGATCCGGGGCGATCGCCCGTTCCCTCCTTACCCAAAATTGTTAAAACCTCTTGA
- a CDS encoding PEP-CTERM sorting domain-containing protein, protein MRSEIMLVRNAQKLCAALALGMTMAIVSPLKSVAAPLSWEITWDDLYPDNDVVFSFEGEDIDNNGIINSLNGEVLSFELAGLEELGGGAIDLEWLYFDLFREELGFLQVSNDRFLLAREGVFRFSILNDFEDTYDKVSFSNPVATAVVAEPSSPDPAAPPQVIGTEIVATEMASVPEPSLILGFITVGGFMVGSRKKAKA, encoded by the coding sequence ATGAGGTCAGAAATCATGTTGGTTAGGAATGCTCAAAAATTGTGTGCTGCTTTGGCGTTGGGAATGACAATGGCGATCGTCTCTCCTCTCAAATCTGTTGCTGCTCCTTTATCATGGGAAATCACCTGGGATGATTTGTATCCTGATAATGATGTAGTATTTTCCTTTGAGGGTGAGGATATTGACAACAACGGAATAATTAACTCCCTAAATGGTGAAGTCCTATCCTTTGAGCTTGCGGGATTAGAGGAGCTAGGAGGAGGAGCGATTGATTTGGAGTGGTTATATTTTGATTTGTTTAGGGAGGAGCTGGGTTTCTTGCAGGTTTCAAACGATCGGTTTCTCTTGGCGCGCGAGGGTGTGTTCCGCTTCTCGATTTTGAATGACTTTGAGGATACATACGACAAAGTTTCCTTTTCCAATCCAGTTGCGACGGCGGTGGTGGCGGAGCCGTCAAGCCCCGATCCAGCAGCTCCTCCTCAAGTAATAGGGACCGAAATCGTGGCGACGGAGATGGCCTCTGTCCCAGAGCCTAGCCTGATACTAGGTTTTATTACAGTGGGCGGTTTTATGGTGGGAAGCAGGAAAAAGGCCAAAGCCTAA
- a CDS encoding Ig-like domain-containing protein has product MMEILGTFGSDVLIGTPNADMIQALAGNDIATGLDANDLIFGNQGGDVLAGNTGRDTIFGGRDNDTIWGGKDGDHLYGDLGKDTILGDFGDDFIRGGTLDPTSIADVESDLLFGNRGRDTLIGDAGDDTLWGGKDNDLLQGEAGNDRLSGDIGSDTLIGGEGNDIFAIGRLTGIPGVISTGGNTLAEADRIEDFSNGEDRIELIGDLTFDQLTLTVENCNTVIRDSESGQFLATVIGVTNLEASDFIPLTPTPESDSSQASRPLPIPTFTLTSTPTPTPISAPEPTPTPISAPEPTPTPTPAPEPTPAPEPTPTPISAPEPTPTPISAPEPTPTPTPTPISAPEPTPTPTPAPEPTPAPEPTPAPEPTPTPTPAPAPEPTPEPTPAPTPAPEPTPAPTPAPTPAPEPTPAPTPAPTPAPTPTPAPEPAPAPEPTPISNPVYNFSTASNPVQEGDTTNTVTVLSLNRSANAVAEDVTLGFSTNQGGGNVTTATAGDDFNGAAIVVSFAAGETSKVVPFEILGDTTHENDEYIWLVMTGFSGSGQIGTTQPDAGFKILNDDTAPAVPTATDDGNYNVNVGQTFTLATSATNDLLDNDILGFPTATLTQFGGGSLGGAVTDNTAGSSVNLAGGTLTVNADGSLSLANPNTTGTYSFNYRLENSVGSNDGTITIEVTAAPTATDDGNYNVNVGETLTIATSATNDLLDNDTLGFPTATLTQFGGGSLGGAVTDNTAGSSVNLAGGTLTVNADGSISLANPNTTGTFTFDYQLENSQGTDTATATIVVQEPPTATDDAYTAETNQTLTIATADANDIIDNDTVGSPAATITRFGGGSLGGAVTDNTAGSSVNLAGGTLTVNADGSLTLANPNTTGTYSFNYRLENSVGSNDGTITIEVTAAPTATDDSGYLVASGGTLSVATTDTNDLLDNDMLGSPVSTLTTFGGGDLGGDVTTNAAGDAVGLAGGTLTVNGDGSFSLTNPTVPGSYNFDYQLSNSAGTSDGTVNILVGIPPVAVADGVNDPATTTVNEELYVLFLDATGQVYNASPFTAFGGLLGNDTLGFPAASITSFGDGDLGGFVTDHAAGSSVALAGGTLTVNSDGSITLVNALALGATNTFSYRLENAAGVSDTEVTLFVV; this is encoded by the coding sequence ATGATGGAAATCCTCGGTACGTTTGGCAGCGATGTCCTGATTGGAACCCCGAACGCTGACATGATTCAAGCGTTGGCAGGCAACGATATCGCCACTGGATTGGACGCGAACGATCTCATCTTTGGCAATCAAGGTGGCGATGTCCTGGCAGGCAACACCGGACGCGACACGATATTTGGCGGACGGGACAATGACACCATTTGGGGTGGCAAAGATGGCGACCATCTTTACGGCGACTTAGGCAAAGACACCATCCTGGGTGACTTCGGCGACGATTTCATCCGGGGCGGAACCTTAGACCCCACTTCTATCGCCGATGTCGAGAGTGATTTGTTGTTTGGCAACAGAGGGCGAGACACCCTCATCGGCGATGCCGGAGACGACACCCTCTGGGGTGGGAAAGACAATGACCTACTGCAAGGAGAGGCTGGCAACGATCGCCTCTCTGGAGATATTGGCAGCGATACGCTGATTGGGGGCGAGGGCAACGATATTTTTGCGATCGGTCGTTTGACCGGGATTCCGGGAGTTATCTCTACAGGTGGGAACACCCTAGCTGAGGCCGATCGCATCGAGGATTTCAGCAACGGCGAAGATCGCATCGAACTGATTGGCGACCTAACATTTGACCAGTTGACATTAACTGTGGAAAATTGCAACACGGTAATTCGCGACAGCGAAAGCGGTCAATTTTTGGCAACAGTTATCGGTGTCACCAATCTGGAAGCCAGCGACTTTATTCCCCTGACTCCTACCCCAGAATCCGATTCAAGTCAGGCTTCTCGTCCGTTACCGATTCCTACCTTCACTCTCACCTCCACTCCGACACCAACTCCTATATCTGCACCGGAGCCAACACCAACTCCTATATCTGCACCGGAGCCAACCCCGACTCCAACACCAGCACCGGAGCCAACACCAGCACCGGAGCCAACACCAACTCCTATATCTGCACCGGAGCCAACACCAACTCCTATATCTGCACCGGAGCCAACCCCGACTCCAACACCAACTCCTATATCTGCACCGGAGCCAACCCCGACTCCAACACCAGCACCGGAGCCAACACCAGCACCGGAGCCAACACCAGCACCGGAGCCAACCCCGACTCCAACACCAGCACCAGCACCGGAGCCGACACCGGAGCCAACACCAGCACCAACACCAGCACCGGAGCCAACACCAGCACCAACACCAGCACCAACACCAGCACCGGAGCCAACACCAGCACCAACACCAGCACCAACACCAGCACCAACACCAACACCAGCACCGGAGCCAGCACCAGCACCGGAGCCAACGCCAATTTCTAATCCGGTTTACAATTTCTCCACAGCCTCCAACCCAGTTCAGGAAGGCGACACGACCAACACCGTCACTGTGCTATCGCTGAACCGCAGCGCCAACGCCGTTGCGGAGGATGTAACCCTGGGCTTCAGCACGAACCAGGGCGGTGGCAACGTGACCACTGCAACAGCAGGCGACGATTTCAACGGCGCTGCGATCGTTGTGAGTTTTGCTGCGGGTGAGACCAGTAAAGTCGTGCCATTTGAGATTTTGGGCGATACAACCCATGAAAATGACGAGTACATCTGGTTGGTGATGACAGGCTTTAGCGGTTCAGGTCAGATTGGCACCACCCAGCCCGATGCTGGGTTTAAAATCCTCAACGACGACACGGCTCCGGCTGTACCAACGGCGACGGATGACGGCAATTACAACGTCAATGTGGGTCAAACCTTCACCCTTGCTACCAGCGCCACCAACGACCTACTCGACAACGACATCCTGGGATTTCCCACCGCCACCCTAACTCAATTCGGTGGGGGAAGTTTGGGAGGTGCGGTGACGGACAATACTGCTGGAAGTTCTGTCAATTTGGCGGGGGGAACCTTGACGGTGAATGCCGATGGCAGCCTGAGCTTGGCGAACCCCAATACCACCGGAACTTACAGTTTTAACTATCGCTTGGAAAATTCGGTGGGTTCCAATGACGGCACAATAACTATCGAGGTTACTGCTGCACCAACGGCCACCGATGACGGCAATTACAACGTCAATGTGGGTGAAACCTTAACCATTGCTACCAGCGCCACCAACGACCTACTCGATAACGACACCCTGGGATTTCCCACCGCCACCCTGACTCAATTCGGTGGGGGAAGTTTGGGGGGTGCGGTGACGGACAATACTGCTGGAAGCTCTGTCAATTTGGCGGGTGGGACACTAACGGTGAATGCCGATGGTAGCATTAGCCTCGCCAATCCCAACACGACAGGAACCTTTACATTCGACTATCAGCTCGAAAATTCCCAAGGAACGGATACGGCGACTGCGACGATTGTAGTGCAGGAGCCACCTACGGCTACCGATGATGCCTATACTGCTGAAACCAACCAAACTTTAACGATTGCAACGGCAGATGCGAACGATATTATCGACAACGATACAGTCGGTTCGCCTGCGGCTACCATTACCCGTTTTGGGGGTGGAAGTTTGGGAGGTGCGGTGACGGACAATACTGCTGGAAGTTCTGTCAATTTGGCGGGGGGAACCTTGACGGTGAATGCCGATGGTAGCCTGACTTTGGCGAACCCCAATACCACCGGAACTTACAGTTTTAACTATCGCTTGGAAAATTCGGTGGGTTCCAATGACGGCACAATAACTATCGAGGTGACTGCTGCACCAACGGCCACCGATGATAGCGGTTACTTGGTTGCGTCTGGAGGAACGTTGAGCGTTGCCACCACGGACACCAACGATTTGCTCGATAACGATATGTTGGGTAGCCCCGTATCGACCCTAACAACATTTGGCGGCGGCGACCTCGGTGGCGATGTGACGACGAATGCGGCTGGGGATGCTGTCGGTTTGGCGGGGGGAACCTTGACGGTGAATGGGGATGGCAGTTTCAGTTTAACCAATCCAACGGTGCCTGGTTCTTACAATTTTGACTATCAGTTGTCCAACTCAGCCGGGACTTCCGATGGAACCGTTAATATCCTGGTTGGCATACCGCCGGTTGCGGTGGCGGATGGTGTTAACGATCCGGCAACGACGACTGTCAACGAGGAATTGTATGTGCTATTCTTGGATGCAACTGGGCAGGTTTACAACGCCAGCCCGTTTACAGCATTCGGCGGCTTGCTCGGTAATGATACGTTAGGCTTCCCGGCTGCGTCGATTACCAGTTTTGGTGACGGCGATTTGGGCGGTTTTGTAACGGATCATGCGGCAGGTAGCTCGGTGGCGTTAGCAGGGGGTACGCTGACGGTTAATTCCGATGGTAGTATTACTTTGGTTAATGCTTTGGCTCTAGGGGCGACAAATACCTTCAGTTATCGCTTGGAAAATGCTGCTGGTGTGTCTGATACTGAGGTAACACTCTTTGTTGTCTAG
- a CDS encoding RNA polymerase sigma factor, with protein MSPKLRETFLLYWKEELSYKEIAERLAISQGTARKRVSNARAILRERWNEYEGVAEESSSSLAADVEGTSADELPVGEPALLAADVEETSADELSVGEPVSGRLDEAKRNPARVNPAELRPKEELQRPFLLLPRREQSQRPKFGSLCVSPEPGLKSKLRSSKFALVLRPQAVGAILANARLSLRIKNRYQFELPGRWVWCYFASGQIGRGKKRLIGKGRSVFSKIQLLSLPFRGPWVPVSSSLPTEKMTLLSGKWPCRSP; from the coding sequence TTGTCCCCCAAATTGCGGGAGACTTTTCTTCTCTACTGGAAGGAGGAGTTGTCTTACAAGGAGATAGCGGAACGGTTGGCGATTTCTCAGGGTACGGCCCGCAAGCGGGTTTCTAATGCCAGGGCCATTTTGCGAGAGCGATGGAACGAGTATGAGGGAGTGGCAGAGGAGTCTAGTTCTTCGTTGGCAGCGGATGTGGAAGGGACGAGTGCGGATGAGTTGCCGGTGGGGGAACCGGCGTTGTTGGCAGCGGATGTGGAAGAGACGAGTGCGGATGAGTTGTCGGTGGGGGAACCGGTCTCTGGTAGGTTGGATGAAGCGAAACGGAACCCAGCAAGGGTTAATCCAGCAGAACTGAGGCCAAAAGAAGAACTCCAACGGCCATTTCTGTTGTTGCCGAGGAGAGAGCAATCTCAAAGGCCCAAATTTGGTTCCTTGTGCGTAAGTCCCGAACCCGGGCTGAAATCTAAATTGCGATCGAGTAAGTTTGCCTTGGTTCTTCGACCCCAGGCAGTCGGGGCTATCTTGGCCAATGCAAGGTTATCGCTTCGGATTAAGAATAGATATCAATTTGAATTGCCCGGAAGATGGGTCTGGTGCTATTTTGCGTCAGGCCAGATTGGACGCGGGAAAAAAAGGTTAATCGGTAAGGGGCGATCGGTATTTAGTAAAATCCAGCTTCTTTCTTTGCCTTTCAGGGGGCCTTGGGTTCCGGTTTCCAGCAGCTTACCTACGGAAAAAATGACCCTGTTATCGGGAAAATGGCCCTGTCGTTCTCCTTAA
- a CDS encoding calcium-binding protein — protein sequence MEILGTFGNDRLTGTPNADMIQALAGNDIVTGLDANDLIFGNQGGDVLAGNTGRDTIFGGRDNDTIWGGKDGDHLYGDLGKDTIWGDFGDDFIRGGTLDPTSTADVESDLLFGNRGRDTLIGDAGDDILWGGKDNDLLQGEAGNDRPYPFTATAKPV from the coding sequence ATGGAAATCCTCGGTACATTTGGCAACGATCGCCTGACTGGAACCCCGAACGCTGACATGATCCAAGCGTTGGCAGGGAACGATATCGTCACTGGATTGGACGCGAACGATCTCATCTTTGGCAATCAAGGTGGCGATGTTCTGGCAGGCAACACCGGACGCGACACGATATTTGGCGGACGGGACAATGACACCATTTGGGGTGGCAAAGATGGCGACCATCTTTACGGCGACTTAGGCAAAGACACCATCTGGGGTGACTTCGGTGACGATTTCATCCGGGGCGGAACCTTAGACCCCACTTCTACTGCCGATGTCGAGAGTGATTTGTTGTTTGGCAACAGAGGGCGAGACACCCTCATCGGCGATGCCGGAGACGATATTCTCTGGGGTGGGAAAGACAATGACCTACTGCAAGGAGAGGCTGGCAACGATCGCCCCTACCCCTTCACCGCCACAGCCAAGCCCGTTTGA
- a CDS encoding S-(hydroxymethyl)glutathione dehydrogenase/class III alcohol dehydrogenase — protein sequence MKVKAAVAHAPQQRLTIEQVDLEGPKAGEVLVEIKATSVCHTDAYTLSGADPEGLFPAILGHEGAGIVAEVGPEVKSLKPGDRVIPLYVPECRHCKFCLSGRTNLCQAIRKTQGQGMMPDGTSRFSVGGTRLYHYMGTSTFSNYTVVPEIALAKIREDAPLDKVCLIGCGVTTGIGAVINTAKVRVGDNVVVFGLGAVGLNVIQGARLSGANMIVGVDINPGKKAIAEKLGMTHFVNPKEVEGDLVPYLVDLTDGGADYAFECIGNVNVMRQALECCHKGWGTCVIVGVAGAGEEISTRPFQLVTGRTWKGTAFGGVKGRTELPKIVDWYMDGKIILDDFITQVMPIEEINTAFELMEEGKAIRSVLTF from the coding sequence ATGAAAGTCAAAGCTGCAGTCGCCCACGCGCCACAACAACGATTGACCATCGAACAAGTCGATTTAGAAGGACCCAAAGCGGGTGAAGTTCTCGTCGAAATTAAAGCGACTAGCGTTTGTCATACCGATGCTTATACCCTCTCCGGGGCCGACCCCGAAGGGCTGTTTCCGGCGATTTTAGGCCACGAAGGCGCCGGAATTGTAGCGGAAGTCGGCCCGGAAGTCAAAAGCCTCAAACCGGGCGATCGCGTCATCCCCCTTTACGTTCCCGAATGTCGCCACTGTAAATTCTGCCTGTCGGGCAGAACGAACCTCTGTCAGGCGATTCGTAAAACCCAAGGTCAAGGAATGATGCCCGACGGAACCAGCCGTTTTTCCGTCGGTGGAACCCGCCTCTACCACTACATGGGCACCTCTACCTTTTCCAATTACACCGTCGTTCCCGAAATTGCCCTCGCCAAAATCCGCGAAGACGCGCCCTTAGATAAAGTTTGCCTGATCGGATGCGGCGTCACCACCGGAATCGGCGCCGTGATTAACACCGCCAAAGTCAGAGTAGGAGATAACGTCGTCGTTTTCGGTTTGGGGGCCGTCGGCTTAAACGTGATTCAAGGGGCCAGGCTTTCCGGCGCCAATATGATTGTCGGGGTGGATATCAATCCGGGCAAAAAGGCGATCGCCGAAAAACTGGGGATGACTCACTTTGTCAACCCGAAAGAAGTCGAAGGCGACCTCGTCCCCTATCTCGTCGATCTCACCGACGGTGGCGCCGATTATGCATTCGAGTGTATCGGCAACGTCAACGTCATGCGCCAAGCCCTCGAATGCTGTCATAAAGGCTGGGGAACTTGCGTCATTGTCGGCGTCGCCGGGGCGGGGGAAGAAATCTCGACTCGACCCTTTCAATTGGTCACCGGACGGACTTGGAAAGGAACCGCATTCGGCGGAGTCAAAGGTCGCACGGAACTCCCTAAAATTGTCGATTGGTACATGGACGGTAAAATCATTCTCGACGACTTTATCACCCAAGTCATGCCGATTGAAGAAATTAATACGGCGTTTGAATTAATGGAAGAAGGGAAAGCCATTCGCAGCGTCTTAACTTTTTAA
- a CDS encoding RNA polymerase sigma factor, protein MLGRHKRTTSIDSIFWREWQQYQGCLYNCCLRRMRGNQTEAEDVLGMAMLRAREAWRTSSKPIDNVKVWLVRLVNNLCTNLLKKRDRLFSCEAKEELWVSQEEEPDLAA, encoded by the coding sequence ATGCTAGGTAGGCACAAAAGAACTACAAGTATTGATTCAATATTTTGGCGGGAGTGGCAACAGTATCAAGGCTGTCTCTACAATTGCTGCCTCCGACGCATGAGGGGCAACCAAACGGAGGCGGAAGATGTTCTGGGTATGGCTATGCTGAGGGCTAGGGAGGCTTGGCGAACCAGCAGCAAACCTATTGATAATGTGAAGGTGTGGTTGGTTAGATTGGTGAATAATCTTTGCACGAACCTGCTTAAAAAGCGCGATCGCCTATTTTCCTGTGAAGCTAAGGAAGAGCTATGGGTTAGCCAGGAAGAAGAACCAGATCTTGCCGCGTAG
- the fghA gene encoding S-formylglutathione hydrolase produces the protein MLELVSESICFGGKVSFYRHSSKTCNGEMKFAVYEPPQAQKHPVPILYFLSGLTCSEENFTVKAGAQRVAAECGIMLVVPDTSPRHTGIPGEEDDWDFGSGAGFYLDATVDPWKQHYQMYSYVVDELPGLIAANFAVNPQKQGIFGHSMGGHGALVCALRNGDRYASVSAFAPICAPTSCPWGEKAFRGYLGEDRGLWRAYDATELVLEHRRDRPILIDQGLADPFLAQGQLQPEKFQQACDRVGQPLTLRMHPGYDHSYYFIATFIEEHVKFHAEVLY, from the coding sequence ATGCTCGAACTTGTCAGCGAATCTATCTGCTTTGGCGGTAAAGTTAGTTTTTATCGCCATAGTTCAAAAACCTGTAACGGCGAGATGAAATTTGCGGTTTACGAACCGCCCCAGGCGCAAAAACATCCCGTTCCGATCCTCTATTTCCTGTCCGGATTGACCTGTAGCGAAGAAAACTTTACCGTCAAGGCGGGGGCCCAGCGCGTGGCGGCGGAATGCGGCATCATGTTAGTGGTTCCCGATACCAGTCCGCGCCATACGGGAATTCCGGGAGAAGAGGACGACTGGGACTTCGGAAGCGGCGCCGGGTTTTACCTCGATGCGACGGTGGACCCGTGGAAGCAGCACTATCAAATGTATTCTTACGTGGTAGACGAATTACCCGGTCTAATCGCTGCCAATTTCGCCGTCAATCCCCAGAAACAAGGAATTTTCGGTCATTCGATGGGGGGACACGGGGCTCTGGTGTGCGCGTTGAGAAATGGCGATCGCTACGCCTCCGTGTCCGCTTTTGCGCCGATTTGCGCCCCTACGAGCTGTCCGTGGGGGGAAAAGGCTTTTCGAGGGTATTTGGGCGAAGACCGGGGCTTGTGGCGCGCTTACGATGCGACTGAGCTAGTTTTAGAGCATCGGCGCGATCGCCCGATCTTGATCGATCAAGGGTTGGCCGATCCCTTTTTGGCCCAAGGACAACTGCAACCGGAGAAATTCCAGCAGGCTTGCGATCGCGTCGGTCAGCCGCTAACCTTACGAATGCACCCCGGTTACGACCATAGCTATTACTTCATCGCTACCTTTATCGAAGAACACGTCAAATTCCACGCTGAAGTGTTGTACTAA
- a CDS encoding ferredoxin thioredoxin reductase catalytic beta subunit: protein MNSNESNKLSTEKNLEAMKQFAQQYAKRTGTYFCADLSVTAVVIEGLAKHKDDLGAPLCPCRHYEDKEAEVKATYWNCPCIPMRERKECHCMLFLTDDNDFAGEAQEISMEELEAVRNSM, encoded by the coding sequence ATGAATTCTAATGAATCCAACAAATTATCGACCGAAAAAAACCTAGAGGCGATGAAACAATTCGCCCAACAATATGCCAAACGAACCGGGACTTATTTTTGTGCCGACCTCTCCGTCACGGCGGTCGTGATTGAAGGCTTGGCGAAGCATAAAGATGATTTAGGTGCGCCTTTATGTCCCTGTCGCCATTACGAAGATAAAGAAGCGGAAGTCAAAGCGACTTACTGGAATTGCCCGTGCATTCCCATGCGCGAACGCAAGGAATGCCACTGCATGTTGTTCCTGACGGACGATAACGATTTCGCCGGGGAAGCCCAAGAAATTTCGATGGAAGAACTCGAAGCGGTTCGTAACAGTATGTAG